A window of Quercus robur chromosome 12, dhQueRobu3.1, whole genome shotgun sequence genomic DNA:
CTTGGGGTTATCTTTAATATAGTACACCACCCTTTCCCCTTGACCGTGGCAATAATAATTTCTTCTtgtcacatttttttaaaacaaaacactAGTTGCACAAAAGAATCACAGACATACTTTCAATGTGCTCACCTAATTAGCCGAAATTCATAGTTGAAAATTAATGGCTTTTTCACTAGTCATTAGACCCATATATATATCATGTGAATTTTGCCTAAAAACACaatcatttttataaaattttcacaatctaaaatgattgaaacataCTAAAAGTTGTATCAAATATGAATtcagattatatatatatatatgatatttatGTTCTAATAAACATTAGTCTtgagaaattagagagaaacTAGAGCTACTATAAATCTGACAGGTGGGTGTGGAAGTATTGGTGTGTAGTACCTCTCTACCCAATGCAAACTCGTTTTCTTCAGCTCCAACGCTCAGTCTTCGCTcttcaaatatcactctcacttGCCAACACAACACACAAACGCGCGCACACAACTAACAAAaacccacacacacaaaatgaCATGTATCAGAACTGTCTGGTAGACCGACCGGTCAAAACCtacatatctctctctctctctcctatgccaaacacacacaaaccctaaccacacactctctctctattgaATATTTTTAGCCATCAACATAGTCTAACGACCCTTCAATACTATCATTTgggtgtgtgtttgtgtattttttttttgtttggatcaTCGACCTTTACAAAGTTGTAGCACTTCTTGGGCAACTCACAGATCTTCCTCAAAGTCATCTaacttttttcctctctctttctctctttcttcctcaccTGCAGGTCTGCCATATTACCTTCTCTTCTTTCCTAAACTTCTTCTCTcactttcttttccttcatctttttttattttatttttttgggattaaaggggttttgatttttttagctCAAATGGCTAATTCTCCTTTCTGTCTATTTACTATCTTTGGAATCCAAAAgtgattttctttctttcattttttttgtatttctttccttttattttctttttttgagttgATATTTGATAGAAAAGGAGATAGAGTAGGTTTGGTGCTTGAAACTCAGCTGCAAGCATGGCTGCACCGCCAAGTAGCCGGCTTCAAAATATGTTGCAGGCGGCGGTGCAATCGGTTCAATGGACTTATAGTCTCTTCTGGCAACTCTGTCCACAACAAGGGTAATtataactaattaattaatttcgaGCAACAAGAAAACTTTTTGATCAAAACCCATTTCTCATTATCAATTATGTATGATTATGGTTGCGTAATTTGGGGTTGTGAGATTTTTTGTTACTCATTTCTTGATGTTTATGATGGTCCAGGATCTTAGTTTGGGCAGATGGGTATTACAATGGAGCAATTAAGACTAGGAAAACAGTGCAACCTATGGAGGTTAGTGCTGAGGAAGCATCCCTTCAGAGAAGCCAGCAGCTTAGAGAGCTCTATGATTCATTGTCCGCCGGAGAGACTAACCAGCCGGCACGAAGGCCTTGTGCTGCTTTGTCGCCAGAGGACTTGACGGAGTCGGAGTGGTTCTATTTGATGTgtgtctctttctcttttcctccCGGGGCGGGGTAAGTTGAATTAATTACTTCACACTTTCTGCTAGATTAGCTTCCtttctttagataaaaaatttaatgtaaGGGTTTCTGTCTTaattaatttccttttcttGGTACATTTTAAGTAGGAAAAAAAGGATTTGAATTCTGAAAACATCAGTTGGAAGCAATGGAAAATGTCATTTGACTTGAAAaccatttactattttttttttttttttaacttgtgaactgttttgTGTTTACATCAATCTTAATTTCTTGAAGTGAATCTCATGAGTGTGTACCAAATTGCAAGTAAAAAcagcagaaaaaataaaataaaatcatgggCTGTGAatgatttccttttgtttcataCACTTTGTCACATAGGCAAGCAACACATGCAATGCTCTCTCTTCCAATTTATCTATTGTCTCTCTTTCAAAAGTTACCGAaggaatttcaaaattttcctttcccAGATAGTAGGACATtcatttcaatttctttcttataagaAGTGAGCCAAGAAAATAATGACGACCGTCTTTCTATCTGTCTTTCTCTTATGTAATTGTGGACGAAATCATTAGGTGACAGTTACTACTGTAAAGTCTAGTCCAAGGCCAGAAAATAGGCACAACAAAGAGCTAGTAATTGAGCTTGTCCAAAATAGAAGCTAACTAGACAGTGCACCAAAGTTCTTCAAACACAAAACCtgctctttttgtttttttgttgaattactTGCTTGTTTTTGAAACATGGTATTGACATCGTATAAATTGCCCTTACAACACGTCAAGTGAGAGCCTTTTGCAccacttttttggtttttactttttacttcaTGTTTTCAGGGTTACTAGGCTTACACTGATTTGTCTTTTTTACAATTGTAAGACTGAAAACTACTTTGGTGGTTACTGGGACTATATTCTGAGAGTGCTGTATCAAAAAGTCAAggtgcatgagagagagagagagagagagagagtcaaataaataaatagaggtTGATCACACTGGATCAATGAACTTCCTATCTCTTTTGAAAAAACAAGCAAAACCCAAATCCCCGTTTTATTTATGCAACTAAAGGACGTCCTACTAAGATTtcataaatctctctctctcgctaaGACCTCGAAACTAAGCTTTCAAGGCTCTGAGTACTCACTGCTCTCATAGAGGGCTGTGTTGTACCCTTTTTTAATAACGGAAAGGGATGGAGCACTGATCAGAATTTAACCATGCTGGCTCTTTTTAACATGTAAAATCCTCATCTAGTACTATTTTTCTAGAAGATTTGGACCACACGTTTAAACACATTTAGCTGTAAATCATGCATTTCTATAACaacatgaccaaaaaaaaacctagctaGGACACTCTTACTATACCTATATCAAAGAAAATGTATAAAGGTTATATGACATTTGCAACTCTCTCACTTTCACCCcaaaaaacacatattttctgattctatatatgtgtgtatttcTGCATAATACGCGTTTAAAGGTTCATTATAGACATGTAATTTACGAGGGGAGGAATTATTGTAGGTTACCTGGAAAAGCATATTCAAGGCGGCAGCATGTATGGCTCACCGGTGCTAATGATGTCGATAGCAAGACTTTTTCTAGAGCCATTCTTGCCAAGGTATCTCTACCTGTCTTCCTCTTTGAAAATTTGATGGTAAAGAAAGCTAAAGATTTGGATTTGCACTAAGCACTTTTTGTCTTATTAGTGAAGTTCGTACTTCAACTGTGAGCATTTTACAATTACTATTACTATTttacctttctttctttctttttttaaaaataaaaaaattgtacggACCCAATAGTAATTATTGTTTCACACTCACAAATGTAAAATGTTTCATACAATAGAGGTTTCATTTGGCTAAATCACCGTTTATGTAAATTTTTCAAGACAAATACACATACTTGATATATAGATCAGGAATTAAGTacagaaaaatattataacaactTGAATAATTTCCTAATGGAAATTAAGTTatatacaaaacaaagaaaaaacaaaaattgataacttaaaattattttggaagcTAATGCTTTGTTTTTAGTAGTGAGTagcatattttatatattatccCAATATCCAGTTCAATAACTAACTACATTCTCCTTGTTTTTTCAACATGAACTTACCACTTTGGCATTGGACCAGAGTGCTCGTGTTCAGGTAATTTAATTTGTCTTGCTCTCTGATTAATTTGCATTATGAACTAAGAATTAAAAACCACATTAATTTCTCTTTCAGACTGTAGTATGCATTCCTCTACTTGACGGTGTTGTGGAACTTGGCACAACTGATAAGGTACGTATGAACAATTTTCTGTCATTACTACTATTAGTACTCTtctgcttaaaaagaaaaaaaaaatatatatattgtactaAAAATTTCACTTACAATTACATgcgcgtgtatatatatatatgatgatgatgatgatttatTGTAGGTGCAAGAGGATCTTGCATTTGTTCAACACATCCAGAGTTTCTTCAGTGACCATCACCACCACAACCCTCAGCCACCAAAACCAGCTCTTTCGGAGCACTCCACTTCCAATCCTGCCTCATCATCGGGCCACACGCGCTTCCACTCACCACCAGTCCCGCCTGTTTACACCTCAGCAGACCCACCTATCAATGccgaggaggaggaagaggaagaggaagaggaagaggacgaAGAAGAGGAGGATGAAGGTGGAGAATCAGACTCAGAAGCCGAAACGGGCCGTAATGGTCGTAGGGCCATGGCAGTCCAAAACCCACATGCCATAGTGGCCGTGGCCACAACTGATCAACCCAGCGAGCTTATGCAGCTGGAGATGTCAGAGGACATCCGACTAGGCTCACCAGATGACGCGTCAAACAATTTGGACTCTGATTTTCACATGCTCGCTGTTGGAAACCCAATTGCtgatcaccaccaccaccaccaacgtCGAGCCGACTCGTACCGAGGCGAGTCAGCCCCAAGATGGCCAATGTTACAAGAACCAACAAGCAGTGGAATTCAAATTCAACCACCATCTTCAGGTACATCAAAAAAACCggtagtta
This region includes:
- the LOC126710381 gene encoding transcription factor BHLH42, which translates into the protein MAAPPSSRLQNMLQAAVQSVQWTYSLFWQLCPQQGILVWADGYYNGAIKTRKTVQPMEVSAEEASLQRSQQLRELYDSLSAGETNQPARRPCAALSPEDLTESEWFYLMCVSFSFPPGAGLPGKAYSRRQHVWLTGANDVDSKTFSRAILAKSARVQTVVCIPLLDGVVELGTTDKVQEDLAFVQHIQSFFSDHHHHNPQPPKPALSEHSTSNPASSSGHTRFHSPPVPPVYTSADPPINAEEEEEEEEEEEDEEEEDEGGESDSEAETGRNGRRAMAVQNPHAIVAVATTDQPSELMQLEMSEDIRLGSPDDASNNLDSDFHMLAVGNPIADHHHHHQRRADSYRGESAPRWPMLQEPTSSGIQIQPPSSGGTPPLDDLTQEDTHYSQTVSTILQTQPRWATDSSTYIPYSNQSAFAKWTIRVDHHLQVPLEGTSQWLLKYILFSVPLLHTKYRDENSPKLRDGDVATRFKKGTPQDELSANHVLAERRRREKLNERFIILRSLVPFVTKMDKASILGDTIEYVKQLRKKIQDLEARNRQMEADQRSRSTGDLQRSSSLKDLRATTSGVTSDRTRASLSGIDKRKLRIVEGSGGVAKSKMVVESPPPPPPPPPPPPPPPPSSPPATPTGTSVEVSIIESQGLLELQCPYREGLLLDIMQKLRELRIETTTVQSSLNSGFFVAELRAKVKENVNGKKTSIVEVKRAINQIIPHTDS